Genomic DNA from Plasmodium chabaudi chabaudi strain AS genome assembly, chromosome: 1:
atatttatggctgattaaataatgaatatctAACTAGCCTTTAAAAGTGTATATGATTGGCATGTCGAcctattttttcttctctcataattatataaatccCTATATATTCCctcatattttgttttatactTTTGTAACGAATAGAATAATTGTGAAagaaatgtttttttttcaatttttacaaatgcTTCATAAGGTAAATACACACATATGTGTGCATAGGAGAAATGGATATTTTGTGTAGTAAACTGGTACTCACTGGTTATATTTCAATATGTACAAAAACAAAGCTTGAACAATGGTTTTAAATGTGTCtgaaaaacataaaaacaAACAACATCCCCTAAgcacaattttatatatagaaacGTTATATACCGATTTAATACAACTGAAAAGTATCGTATTTGGAACAAgtttaaaacatatttattcttATAAACCCTAATTTGAGAGTATTTCGTTAATagctttttaaaaaaatctagcttaattgtttttattttttttttttttatatacgtTTTCACATTAATTTGGTATAATTctagctttttttttagcataaaaaaaaaaatatagcgAAAACcacttaaaaattatgaacaagcaatataattttctaaaaaaaaaaataatgtgtGCTTATTTTGtgcatttgttttatttttatcttattttattcttaacatttatataatacccatacaataatattcattataaatAGACTAGCCTTTATTTATGCacatttttcaatatatacaagtagaaataatattaatttcttaaaaaacaaaatatatatacttatattatGTAACTTTTACAtagttaaaaatttttaaatgttacaataaataacataaatacatattcatagtaataatactaTTTTGTAGCTTGtctattttccatttttgacaaataaaaatatttttttattgttttcatCGTATATTACTGtttgttaattttgttaCTCTACCAATTTTTGTCAATTCTGttcattaattatttattttttaatccGATTTAATTAGCATAATTTTAATGCAATTCAATATATCTACACCCAATTCttaatttattcaaattgAGCCAAACCATTAtactttgttttttttttaattcgaCACTCgataaaatgtataactCTTCCAATGTATcatcaaatgaaaataagcaaaataaaagccccattatatacaaaagcAGAGCAAAAAGTCTGATTCAAAAAAGTGTTGAAAATCGTTCTAGCATGAATATTAATGAGGGTAAGAATGGAACAAGCATTAAggataaaattataagattattttcaagccaatatgaaaaaaatgaaaaagatattcaaaaaacaaaacttaaatcaaatgaaaatacttgtaaaaatgaaaaaaattgtaacaGAGTTAAGACTAGTCCAGATGACGATGACCAGACTATAGAATGGCAACCAGTTTATCATGAGAcctgtaaaataaaattaccAGTAGAAAATTATAGTAGCACAAAAATATCGCTACCTGAAGATGCTTTAGATGATTGGGTTTgtaatcaaaataaagtCTCTCAAAATATGACCAACGcagtaaataataaatatgagaATAATAGTagtgttaataaaaagatgGATTTAAATtgtgattttatttttaataaaaatatggaaaataatttatgcaCACAAGATAAAGAACCAGGCTCGAAATTTAAAtcttattataattattatttagtaGATGAATATTTAGATAGTTTAGCAAAatcacaaaataaaaatttagaaacAACAGGATTAGATGAAAATGGAcaattatatgataatgtaagtttacatataaaacCTATAATTACATCAAAGCAACGATTGGAAAATGGTGTCCCATATGATCcacaaaatttattgaaTTAGTTTGAACTCGTTCAATTATTATTGATAATTagaaatttgaaaaattaaacataGTTCATATTGTTGGGtgggaaaataaaaatatattaactcaataaaatttcattttttttacatgcatatttatgttcATATGTATACTTAAAGTTTGAAGTTTCATCAACTTTAACATTCtcattttgaattatttcgCATCATTACATACTGTGCATGTATGAATAAGTGTAGTTGATgtgtttgttttttattttagaCTGCTCAACCATTTAGCTACTTTTTAAACGTCACTATAGTGAgttttacatataaattatattctcTACATGTCTACACATTTTAATTAGTAagtgtttaaaaaaataagacaagtttttttttttttttttttaatttatgcaataataaaaagtaaaatatgttGGTAAAACTGGATAAAgctacatatatattgtatatggacagataaaataaagtttaaaaaaaaaaaaaagttgataaaaatacagGCACAAAGGCTTGTGCTACTTTTCAACTTTAACAATTTGAGAGTATCCGTTTTTGTCTTTCCTAACTTTGTAGAAACAATTTGTTAAACCATATTGTGACAAAGCATCTACAAAATAAGTATCATGTGTAATTAGAATAAGTTGAAATGATGaactattttttcttaGATCTACAATATTAGCAATTAGGTTAGCTAAATTTTTAGAGTTTGATTTATCTAAATTTGTAGTAGGTTCATCTAATGCTAATATTCCACATTTAATAGAAAATGATTCTGCTAAAGCTAAACGAATTATTATTGAAGATAAGACTTTTTGTCCTGATGAACATCTACCTTTCATATCTAATTCACAATTATCTTTTACCATAACAACTCTATAATTATAAGATCTtctttgatttattttttcattattttcgaTTTCTAAATctgattttatatatatataatctatatcaggattattatataccCTTCtccataaattttttatagataaattaatttcttgcatttttaaagaatgaaatttaataattgcTTGATCAAAACTGTTATgaaaatttgataaatcttttattacatttttatatacacatatttctattaatttttttttatattcattatctatattttcatatgatcctgattttatatctttttttaatttttctacaTATTCATTTCGTAAACATATTTTGCCTTGAAGTTCACcttcttttatttgaatatcagtaatacattttttacactcttctattttactttttaatatttccttttctgtatttattattttttctaattttcttttatacaTTGGATGATCAAATGTGTCTCTTAAAAATTTGTGAATATCAATATTCGATTGATGATTCATTtgaaatgtttttattataaactCTATTTCGTTAACCTGATTTTGTATCATACTTTTTTCTgtttctattttttgttttattccCATATCCACATTTTCTGAATTGTTTATCTCATCCTCTATAATGTCTACTTCTCTCTTTCTCCTCACGATATTTTCTCGAAATTCGGATAAGGAACCTAAAAATTGACCTTgctgttttaaaaatagttcatggatcttttttaaatttgtattcATAACTACATTATGATGCAtcttttctatatttattttttcttccttAAGACATAACAtttgttcttttttttttttaattttgttaattatttcgtttgattcatttttgattaattcattattagAGATCTGTTctctaatatttttcaaattaaattcttgtttttctttttctctCTTTGTTAATTTAAGATTATTACCGATTGTGTTGATTATACtgctttttaaaaaaaagtttttattttcaaataatattccatatttattatttattatttttttttttatatccttattttttttattatatttttttattaaaacataattaaaatttataaatgtgtctatttctttttttttctctaaATAGTaagacaaaaatatatctgttttttttatacactcttttattttattttctttacttATAAAATCTTctaattcttttatttttttatttacatatatctttttatcatttattaaaaattccATTTTACTTACCATGTGTATTTCTTCTTccgtttttatttcttctttgTTTATGTGCACTATTAATTCGGTGTATAACTTTTCGAtggttttattttgtttttctacATCTTCTAGTTTGCCTACAATGCCATCCCTTTCGTCGTTACTTGAAAGTGTACCAAAGCTATTCAGGTCGCTTTCTACATCTTCCACATCGTTGAACTTGTCACTTCCACCTGGTGCTCCAACCGATCTATCCACTTCGCCCTGATCAATTTCTTCTCTCATTTCGTTTTCTACTTCTGCAGTTACGAACTTTACAAacttagaaaaaaaaaaagaactATCCTTCGTATAGGCATTATCATCACTGttgcaaaataaaaattcgtTCTTCATTGAAAAGGAACATAAAATGTGGTTATAATCCttttcaataatattaacaGCATATGTAAACTCATCTTTCTTatcaattattttcatagaCATTTCAAAGAactcttttaattttgttacgAAAATTGTTATCTCTTTTGGATTATCTTCATCATGTGTTTTTTCTATCtgctttataaaattttcacttaaattgtaaaattcatttttttccataaatGTGTTTGTATtatctttaaaaaagtCTATtacactttttattttgtctttacataaaaaaagattttTTCCATGTTTGacaatttgtttttttaaatttatcaaatcaggagaaatatttaaaattgtttgtaatgtcttatatttttcattagttttatttattttattcaaataGGTGTTTAAACTTTCTTGAAGATTTGCTatctcattttttatttcatttattttattttcagataaattattaactttattatttataggctgaatataattatagtaATATTTTAGTAAGGgcaaatatgtttttttatttttttttaaattatctaacttttttttttcttcctctatttcattatctattttgttcatttcattatttatgtttgtCTTAATTTGAttcatttcattttcttctaaATTATGATTACATATGTTACAAAAATTGGTTATACCCATTCTGTCTATATTGGCATTTGCTTCCTCCCTTTTTCGAACTAGCCAATTTATATTCCTTTTGgcttcttttatatttttaacagtttgataaaatatgttcaaAAAGTTGCTTATACTTGATATTTCCAACTTTTCTAACATTTCATTAAAAGTTTTGATGTTctctaaataatttttcatttctttatCTGCCTCTATAGTTTCATTAGATCTAGCCATAATTTTATCCTGTACCTTTTTTATCTCGACACTAAATTGTTCGATTTTGTTCTCATACTTTTCTGCACACTCACGTAAAACTCTCTCTGTCGTTTCCATGTCCCGACTCCACTCGCCCGTTACTTCATAGTCTATTCCATTTGCTTCTCCACTTTcaatcattttcattttttgtggTGTTCCCAACTTATCCTGTCTTTGCCgttgcttttttttcattccaCATTCGGCTTCCTCAAAATGGGTCGTTACTCTTTTTTTCGACTCCAACTTACTAAATTTGCCACTTGACatatcttcatttttatttacacaatcggatatattttccaaTGGATTTTCTAAAGATATC
This window encodes:
- a CDS encoding DNA repair protein RAD50, putative, producing the protein MTTLDKIGIQGIRSYCDEYAQQLEFSSPITIIYGNNGSGKSTIIECLKVNCTGDFPPNAEKGKSFIHDPLISNKMNVRGKIDLLLKNYNNKKIGISRSFSLYYSKDKQNRIKHTFRSLDNNIIIKKDKGDDIIITNKCVDINCHIPKLMGVSKALLENVILCHHDESLWPFSESTKIKKKFDELFGDDNFSKILEELVKCKKKMNEVLKKKNYELINIKDSYEKKKNIFLEIEKNQAEIENEKIFIQQEKEELKKKTVLLDQFKNKNNILYKISSDIDTYFVLYERHQSDIEQYKDMKEIYEESSSELEKFSDLFKTDLAKCNELIEKINDEIKKLEEESENCLNAYACGNLKECSEISDSIFCLEKKEKQLLDMVKKIYDLDICISNNFKNKHVKNILLKEHKKITLLAQTSYHTLNLIETVEGPTSTDELMSSSDWNGVSVLGKDGSGSNRKCITNRGRMIKKVDLTFLKDLDLKSYQSVVEEYKEFEKRHKKRIKKIYNFIRQKKIQSRENRMAKNKNKNTLNIKKYQEKLIKIDKKIDRIEKYKKQLILLKSNDNIYDKQFKNLEKMIQLKNIYDTIISNQFDDCNLSNDNNICTYKEQNEKNLKKEKLNEIVNLKSTLNKVLDYITNVNLLCEYFYGFEKIRKKIIFFFNRLFFYYTKIQTFLKLCNGIKKKQALYDCMTKLGILNYEDNVFGFSLANDNSQNSIFISKIDEGRETDKVYIPMMYNNLNVKKEEDNWYNFEEKNVKLENKIEKNTKLKSLISLENPLENISDCVNKNEDMSSGKFSKLESKKRVTTHFEEAECGMKKKQRQRQDKLGTPQKMKMIESGEANGIDYEVTGEWSRDMETTERVLRECAEKYENKIEQFSVEIKKVQDKIMARSNETIEADKEMKNYLENIKTFNEMLEKLEISSISNFLNIFYQTVKNIKEAKRNINWLVRKREEANANIDRMGITNFCNICNHNLEENEMNQIKTNINNEMNKIDNEIEEEKKKLDNLKKNKKTYLPLLKYYYNYIQPINNKVNNLSENKINEIKNEIANLQESLNTYLNKINKTNEKYKTLQTILNISPDLINLKKQIVKHGKNLFLCKDKIKSVIDFFKDNTNTFMEKNEFYNLSENFIKQIEKTHDEDNPKEITIFVTKLKEFFEMSMKIIDKKDEFTYAVNIIEKDYNHILCSFSMKNEFLFCNSDDNAYTKDSSFFFSKFVKFVTAEVENEMREEIDQGEVDRSVGAPGGSDKFNDVEDVESDLNSFGTLSSNDERDGIVGKLEDVEKQNKTIEKLYTELIVHINKEEIKTEEEIHMVSKMEFLINDKKIYVNKKIKELEDFISKENKIKECIKKTDIFLSYYLEKKKEIDTFINFNYVLIKKYNKKNKDIKKKIINNKYGILFENKNFFLKSSIINTIGNNLKLTKREKEKQEFNLKNIREQISNNELIKNESNEIINKIKKKKEQMLCLKEEKINIEKMHHNVVMNTNLKKIHELFLKQQGQFLGSLSEFRENIVRRKREVDIIEDEINNSENVDMGIKQKIETEKSMIQNQVNEIEFIIKTFQMNHQSNIDIHKFLRDTFDHPMYKRKLEKIINTEKEILKSKIEECKKCITDIQIKEGELQGKICLRNEYVEKLKKDIKSGSYENIDNEYKKKLIEICVYKNVIKDLSNFHNSFDQAIIKFHSLKMQEINLSIKNLWRRVYNNPDIDYIYIKSDLEIENNEKINQRRSYNYRVVMVKDNCELDMKGRCSSGQKVLSSIIIRLALAESFSIKCGILALDEPTTNLDKSNSKNLANLIANIVDLRKNSSSFQLILITHDTYFVDALSQYGLTNCFYKVRKDKNGYSQIVKVEK